The nucleotide window TGACCGCCGGGCGGTCGAGGCGATGGTCGACGTGGCCATGACCCACCCCGGCATGGTCGCGCTGCTGCTCGCCCCGGTCACCCAGGGCGGGGACGGCGTCGCCCTGAGGCCCGACGGCGTGGGTGCTGCGGCGCTGACGGCCTTCGGCATCGACGCCGACCACGAGAACGACACCGAGCGGGTGGTGCGCGTCGTCGCGGCCCTCGCTGCGCTCGCCGTCCTCTCCCTCGCCGCACACCGGCACTCCCAGACCACCGAGTGGCGGCCGTTCGTGGTCGCCACCTGCACCGACGCGCTCGGCCACCGCCGTCCCGGCGCGGTGTCGCCAGGCCGTCCCGGCGCGGTGTCGCCAGGCCGTCCCGGCGACACGCACACCCGTCCCGACCAGGTGGAGGCCTGACCCATGGCTCTGTTGTTGTCCCGACTGGGGACGTACGCGCACCGGCACCGGCTGGCCGTCGTGCTGGTCTGGCTGCTGGTGCTCATCGGTGGCGGCGTGGGTGCGGCCACCCTGGGCGGCACCACGTCCAGCACCTTCTCCATCCCCGGCCAGGAGTCGACCACCGCGCTCGACCTCATCGAGCGCGACTTCGGCGCCGGCGGCAACGGGGCCACCGCCCGGGTGGTCGTGCAGTCCCCCGACGGCTCGCCGCTCACCGTGGGCAGCAACGCCACGGCCCTGGGCGACCTGGTCACCGACCTCGGGCAGCTGCCCGGGGTGCTGCGGGCGAGCAACCCGCTGGACCCGGCCGCGCCCGCGGTCAACGCCGACCAGACCGTCGCCTACAGCACCGTCACCTACGGCGAGCCGGTCGGCGGGGTCACCGCCCCGGAGCAGGACGCCCTCGTGGCCGCCGTCGACGGCGCGCGCGCCGACGGGCTCACCGTCGAGATCGGCGGTGAGGCGCTCACCGAGACGCCGGGCGTCGGCGGTGCGGGCGAGGCCGCCGGCGTCGTGGTCGCGCTGGTCATCCTGGCCATCACCTACGGCACGCTGGTGACCGCCGGCATGAACCTGCTGACCGCCGTCGTCGGGGTCGGCGTCGGGATCATGGGCATCACCATCGCCACCGGGTTCCTCGACCTGTCCTCGACCACCTCGGCGCTGGCCGGCATGCTCGGCCTGGCCGTCGGCATCGACTACGCGCTGTTCATCATCAGCCGGTACCGGCAGGAGCTGCGCCGGGGGTCCGACGTCGGCACGGCCGTCTCCACCGCGGTGGGCACCGCCGGCTCGGCCGTGGTCACCGCGGGGCTCACCGTGGTCATCGCCCTCGTCGGGCTGGCCGTCGTCGGCATCCCGTTCCTCACCCAGATGGGCATCGCCGCGGCCGGCACCATCGTCATCGCCGTGCTGGTCGCCCTCACCCTCGTGCCCGCGGTGCTCGCCCTCCTCGGCCGCCGCGTCCTGCCGAAGAAGCAGCGCAGCGCCGCGGCCGAGACCGGGGACACCCCGGCCCGCGGCCGCGGGTTCCTCGCCGGCTGGGTCGCCGGGGTCACCCGGCACCGGCTGCTGGCCCTGGTGACCGCGGTGGTCGCCCTGGGCGTCATCGCCGTCCCGTTCTTCTCCATGCAGACCACGCTGGTGCAGGCCCTGCCCGAGGACAGCACCCAGGCTCGCGCCGAGCAGCTGCTGGCCGGCGGCTTCGGCCCCGGCTTCAACGGCCCGCTGACCGTGCTGTTCGAGGGCAGCGGGGCCGCCGAGGCGGCCGCCGGTGCCCGCGACGGCATCGCCGCGCTCCCCGACGTCGCCGCCGTGGCCGCGCCGATCCCGAACCCCACCGACAGCGCGGCCCTGCTCACCGTCGTCCCGCAGTCGGGGCCGGCGACCCAGGCCACCGAGGCCCTCGTGGCCGACCTGCGCGGCCAGCTGGCCGACCTCGACGGCGTGCGGGCCTACGTCACCGGCTCCACCGCGGTCAGCGTCGACGTCTCGGAGTCCCTGGACGCCGCGCTGCCGGTCTACCTCGTGCTGGTCGTCGGGCTGGCGCTGGTGCTGCTCGTGCTGGTCTTCCGGTCGCTGCCGGTGCCGCTGATCGGCGTGCTGGGCTTCCTGCTCACCATCGGCGCCTCGCTCGGCGCCACGGTGGCGGTGTTCCAGTGGGGCTGGCTGGCCGACGCGATCGGCGTGCCGAGCACCGGCCCGCTGCTGAGCCTGGCCCCGATCCTGGTCATCGGCATCCTGTTCGGCCTGGCCATGGACTACCAGATCTTCCTGGTGTCCCGGATGCACGAGGCGCACAGCCACGGCGCTCCCGCGCTCGACGCCGTGCGCACCGGCTTCCGGCAGGCCGCGCCGGTGGTGGTCACCGCGGCGCTGATCATGTTCTCGGTGTTCGCCGGGTTCTTCACCGGCGACGAGGCCACGATCAAGACGATCGCCTTCGCGCTGGCCACCGGCATCCTCGTCGACGCGTTCGTCGTCCGGATGGTGGTCGTGCCCGCCGCTCTGGCGCTGCTCGGCGAGCGGGCGTGGTGGCTGCCGCGCTGGCTGCGCTGGCTGCCCGCGCTCGACGTCGAGGGTGCCGCCCTGGAGCACCGGGCCGACGCCCCCGAGCCGGTGGGCGCCGGCGCGCGCTGACCGCCCGGGGCGTCGGGGTCAGGTGACCGACGCCCCGACCGGTCCCCTCCGGTGACGGTGGGGCCGGGCCCGGTCCCACGATCCGGAGGTCCTCGGCCACGGCCCCGCGGACCGGCCGGCGAGCGGGTCCCCGCGCCGCCGGCACCTCAGCCGGCGGGGGTCGGCGGGGTGTCGGCATCCGGGTCGCCGCCGGCCCGCCGCGCCGCCCGGCGCCGCGCCGCGGTGGCCAGCCGCTCGTCCCGGCCGTGGTCGCGCCGGGCCTCACCGGCCAGCTGACGGGCGGCGATCAGCCAGGCCGGCTCCGCACCGCTCACCGGGCACCTCCCCCGGCCGCGGCGACCAGGAGCGCGCGGCGGCTGTCTGCTGTGCGCATGCGGCGACCGTAGGGCGGGACGCCGGCGTCCCGCATCGGTCACGTGACGGTCCCGGCGGCGGTGTCACATCCCCGGCCGCGGCGGTGCTCTCCGGGCATGGACCTCGTTCAGCACGGGCGACCGGGGATCGCGGTGGGCCTGCCGGCCCGCGCGCGGGGACCGGCGCGAGAAGGTGGTGTCGTGGGCGGAGCCGGGGTGCGGGGCGACCTGGCCGAGGTGTTCCGCCGCGACTACCAGCGGGTCGTCGGCGTCGCCGCCCGGGTGCTCGGCTCCCGCGACCAGGCCGAGGACGTCGCCCAGGAGGTGTTCCTCACCTTCGGCCGGTCCGCCGTCCCCGCCGCCGAGGCGCCGGGCTGGCTCGCGGTCGCCGCCGCGCACACCGCGCTGAACCTGATCCGGTCCGGCCGCCGCCGCGCCTCGCGGGAGGAGGCGGTCGCCGCGACCGCCGACACCGTGAGCCCCGACGTCGCCGAGGCGGTGCTCACCCGTGAGGACCGCAGCCGCGTGCGTGCCGGGCTCGCCCGGCTGCCGCAGAAGCAGGCCGTGGCCCTGGTGCTGCGGCACAGCGGCCTGTCCTACGCCGAGGTGGCCGCGGCCCTCGACATGTCCCCCGGCAGCGTCGGCACCACCGTCCGCCGCGCCGAGTCCGCCCTGCGCAAGGAGCTGATCCGTCATGCGTCATCCGACTGAGGGCGTGCTGCGCCGGCTCGTCGACGCCCCCGCCGGGGTCTCCGCCGACGACCGCGCACACGTCGCCGGCTGCCCCGCCTGCCTGGCCGGCCTGGCCGCCGCCCGCGACGACGCCACCACCGTGGCCACCGCGCTGCACGCCGACGTCCCGGACGCCGACCTCCCGGCCGCCTGGCAGCGGCTGACCTCCGGCCTGGCCACGGCTCCCCGCCCGGCGCCGGCCCGCAGCCGGCGCGCCCGGGAGCTGCTGCGGCGTCCGGTCGTCGCCGGCGTCGCCGTCGGCGTCGTGCTCGCCGGTGCGGGCACCGCGGCGGCCAACGACTGGCTGCCGGTGTTCCGCACCCAGGCCGTGCAGCCGGTCGCCTTCGACACCGCCGACCTGGTGTCGCTGCCGGACCTCTCCGGGTTCGGCGACCTGGCCGTGTCCGGCGAGCCGGACGTGCACACCGTCGCCGACGCCGCCGCCGCGACCGAGGAGAGCGGGCTCGCGGTGCCGGAGGTGACCGAGCTGCCCGACGGCATCACCGGTGCCCCGACGTTCACCGTGGGCGACCAGGTGACGGCCACGTTCACCTACTCCGCCGCCCGGGCCGCGGAGACGGCCGCGGCCGCCGGTGAGCAGCTGCCCGCGACCTCCGACCAGCTCGACGGCAGCGCCGTGCAGCTGACCGCCGGCCCCGGGGTGGCGCAGGTGTTCTCCTCCGGCACCGGCGTGCCCGGCCTCGTCGTCGGCCGCGCCGTGGCCCCGACGGCGTCGTCCACCGGCGTCCCGTTCGAGACGCTGCGGGACCACCTGCTGTCGCTGCCCGGCCTGCCCGACGACGTCGCGGCGCAGCTGGCCACCTTCACCGCCGACGGCGGCACACTGCCGCTGCCGGTGCCCAGCGACCGGGTCACCACGTCCGCGACCGACGTCGACGGCGTCCCGGCCACCGTGCTGGAGACCCGCGACGGGCTGCTGTCGGCGGTGATCTGGGTGTCCGACGGCTCGGTGACCGTCGTGGCCGGCTCGCTGGACACCGACGAGGTGCTCGAGGTCGCCCGGGAGCTGCGGTGACGGCAGCGGGACCGGCCGGCGCGGCCACCGCGCTGGCCGACCTGCCGCCCGGCCCGGCCGTCTGGTGCTCCGGGCTGCGCAAGCGGTACGGCAAGCAGCAGGCGGTGAGCGACGTGTCGCTGGAGGTCGGCCGGGGCGAGGTCGTCGGCCTCCTGGGCCCCAACGGCGCCGGCAAGACCTCGGTGATCAAGATGCTGCTGGGCCTGGTGCGCCCCGACGCCGGTGAGGTGCTGCTGCTCGGGCAGGACGCGCGCCGGCCGGCGTCCCGGGCGCGGGTGGGCTACCTGCCCGAGCTGTTCCGCTACCAGCCGTGGCTGTCCCCCGCCGAGGTCATGGAGCTGCACGTGCGGCTCTCCGGCCTGCCCGTCGGGGTGCAGCGGCAGCGCGAGTGCCTGGCGCTGGTGGGCCTGGCCGACCGCGCCGGCGACCGGCTGGGCGGGTTCTCCAAGGGGATGCAGCAGCGCCTCGGGCTGGCGGTCGCGCTGGTCGCCGACCCCGAGCTGGTGGTGCTCGACGAGCCGACCAGCGCGCTGGACCCCCTCGGGCGGGTCGACGTCCGCGACATCGTGCTGGCGCTGCGCGAGCGCGGCGTCGCGGTGCTGCTCAACTCCCACCTGATCGGCGAGGTCGAGCGGGTCTGCGACCGGGTGGTCATCCTCGACCGCGGCCGGGTCGCCGCCGCCGGCACGCTGGCCGAGCTGCTGGGCCAGCGGGAGGTGCGGCTGCACCTGACCGACCTGCCGGCCGGTGCGGCTGCGCGGCTCGCCGCGGCCGGCCCGGTCGAGCGCGAGGGCGAGTGGTTCACCGTCGCGCTGCCCGCCGACGACACCGGGACGGCGGTGCCCGACCTGGTCGGTGACCTGGTCGCCCTCGGCGTGCGGGTGCACGCGGTGGAACCGGTGCGGATCAGCCTGGAGGAGCGCCTGCTCGGCATCCTGCGCGAGGGCGCCCGGTGAGCGCGGCGGGCACGGTCGTCACGATCGCCGCGCTGACCCTGCGCGAGGCGACCCGGCGGCGGGTGCTGCTGGCCCTGGCGGTGCTCACCGTGCTGCTGCTCGCGCTCAGCGGCTGGGGGTTCACCCGGCTGGCCGCGGAGGGCCTGACCAGTGGGGAGGCCCAGCTGACCGCCTCGGTGGTGCTGAACCTGGTCATGTTCGGCTTCAGCCTCATCGCCGCGCTGGGCACCGCGTTCCTCGCCGGGCCGACGCTGGCCGGGGAGACCGAGTCCGGGATCGCGCTGGCCGTGCTGGCCCGGCCGGTGCACCGCTGGGCCTTCCTGCTGGGCAAGCTGGCCGGGCTGGTCGTGTTCGGCGCCGGGTTCGTCGTCGTCGCCGGCCTCGCCGAGCTGCTCGTCGTGCAGGCCACCGTCGGCTACTGGCCACCCGAGCCCGTCACGGCGCTGGGGCTGCTGGCCGCGCAGACGGTCGTGCTGCTCACCCTCACCGTGCTGCTGTCCACGGCGATCTCCCCGATGGCCTCGGGCGTGGTGGCCGTCGGGCTGTTCTGCACCACCTGGGTGGCCGGCGTGGTCGGTGGCATCGGCGCCGGCCTGGGCAACGACGCCGTCGAGCGGGTCGGCAGCGTGTCCCGGGTGCTGCTGCCCACCGACGGGCTGTGGCGCGGGGCGATGCACGCCTTCCAGGACCCCTCGGCGCTGCTGCAGTTCGGCAGCGGCCCCGAGGCCGGGGCGTTCCCCTTCCTCAGCCAGGACGCACTGGCCCCCGCCTACCTGGCCTGGGCCGCGCTCTGGGTGCTCATGGTGGGCGGGCTGGCCGCGCTGGCCTTCTCCCGCCGCGACCTCTGAGGTCCCCGCGTGCCCGCACCGGCGGGCACGCGGGGCCGGTGGCTCAGTCGTCGAACGCGAAGACGGTCGTGCTGTCGTACACCTCGCCCGGGCGCAGCTCGGTGGAGGGGAACTCCGGCTGGTTCGGGGAGTCCGGGAAGTGCTGGGTCTCCAGCGCCAGCCCGTCACCCTGCCGGTACGCGCCCCCGCCGGTGCCCACGAGGGTGCCGTCGAGGAAGTTGCCGGAGTAGAACTGCAGCCCCGGCTCGGTCGTGGAGATGGTCATCGTGCGGCCGCTGTCCGGGTCGTGCAGCACCGCCGCCCGCTCCAGCCCGTCCTCGGCGTCCGACCCCTCCCGCGCGCCGTCGTCGCTCCGGTCGAGCACCCAGTTGTGGTCGTAGCCCTGCCCGTACAGCAGCTGCTGGTCGGCCTGCCGGATCCGCTCGCCGATCGCCACGGGCGTGCGGAAGTCGAACGGGGTGTCCTCGACGGGTGCGACCTCGCCGGTGGGGATGAGCGTCTCGTCGACCGGCGTGTAGCCGCTGGCGGCGATCTGCAGCTCGTGGTCGTAGATGGTGCCCGAGCCCTCCCCGGCCAGGTTCCAGTAGGAGTGCTGGGTCAGGTTGACCACGGTGGGTGCGTCGGTGGTCGCCCGGTAGTGCACGGTGAGCGCGCCTTCGGCGTCCAGGTCGTAGGTGACGGTGGTGCTGAGCGTGCCGGGGAAGCCCTGGTCACCGGCCGGGCTGACCAGGTCCAGCTGCAGCGCCGCGGTGTCCTCGTCCCCGACCGACTCAGCCGCCCACACCCGGTCGTCGAACCCGTCGGGGCCGCCGTGCAGGGTGTTCGGGCCGTCGTTGAGCGGCAGCTGGTAGCTCGCGCCGTCCAGCTCGAAGGCACCGTTGGCGATCCGGTTGCCGTAGCGGCCGATGACCGCGCCGAAGTAGGGGTCGGTGTCGGCGGCGTAGCCGGCCACGTCCGGGAAGCCGAGGACGACGTTCGCGGCCTGGCCCCACCGGTCGGGCACCTCGAGGGTCTGGATGATGCCGCCGTAGGTCAGCACGCGCATCGTGACGCCGCCGTTGGACAGCGTCCAGCGCTCGACGGGCGTGCCGTCGGGGGCGTTGCCGAAGGGCTCGACGGTGGCCGTGGGCTCCCCGCCGTCGTGGCCGCCGCCGTGCCCGTCGCCGTTGCCACCGCCCGGGCCGCCCCCGGTGGCGCCGGCCGGGGAGGCCGCCGTGCTCAGCAGGACGCCGGCGCTGACGACGGCGACCACGGGGACGGTGAGGGCGGGCCAGCGGCGCCGTCGCCTCCGGTCGGGACCGGGCTCGGTCGGACCGGACCCTGCGGGACCGGTCGGGGGCACGTGCGAGGCGGGGTGCTCGGGCATGGGGACTCCGTTGTCCGTTGCGTGGGTCCACCGGCGTTCTCGCGCGGTGGCCGGGCACGACGGACCCCGTACCAGGAGCTGTGCAGGGAGGGGGTCGTGCCCTCGTGCAGTCCTCGAACGCATCGACCGTAGGGAGACCGGCGGAGCACTGTCAACCAGCTCCGGCACGCCCGGTGTCGGTGGCGCTCGTACCCTCGGGACGGTGACCGTCGCACCGCACGAGACCGTGGTCCTGGGCTCCTCCTTCGCCCGCGCGCTGCCGGAGATGGCCGTGCCGTGGCAGGCCGCCGAGACCCCCGACCCGACGCTGCTGGTGCTCAACGAGCCGCTCGCCGCCGAGCTCGGCCTGGACCCCGCGGAGCTGCGCGCCCCCGACGGCGTCGCCCTGCTGACCGGCACCGCCGTGCCCGCAGGGGCGACCCCGGTGGCGATGGCCTACGCCGGGCACCAGTTCGGCGGGTTCAACCCGCGCCTGGGCGACGGCCGCGCCCTGCTGCTCGGCGAGCTCACCGACCCCGCCGGCCGGGTGCGCGACCTGCACCTCAAGGGCTCCGGGCGCACCCCCTTCGCCCGCGGCGGTGACGGGCTGGCCGCGGTCGGCCCGATGCTGCGCGAGCACGTCGTCAGCGAGGCGATGGCCGCCCTGGGCATCCCCACCACCCGCTCGCTGGCCGTGGTGGCGACCGGGCGCACGGTGCGACGGGAGACCCCGCTGCCCGGCGCCGTCCTCGCCCGGGTGGCGAGCAGCCACCTGCGGGTGGGCAGCGTGCAGTACGCCGCGGCCTCCGGCGACGTCGCGCTGCTGCGCCGGCTCGCCGACGTCGCGATCGCCCGCCACCACCCGGCCGCGGCCGACGCCGAGCAGCCGTACCTGGCGCTGTACGAGGCCGTGGTGACCGCCCAGGCCGAGCTGGTCGCGCGGTGGATGCAGGTGGGCTTCGTGCACGGCGTGCTCAACACCGACAACGTCACGCTGTCGGGCGAGAGCATCGACTACGGCCCGTGCGCGTTCATGGAGGCCTACGACCCGGCCACGGTCTACAGCTCGATCGACACCGGCGGCCGGTACGCCTTCGGCAACCAGCCGGTGGTGACGGAGTGGAACCTGGCCCGGCTGGCCGAGGCACTGCTGCCGCTGTTCGCCGACGACCAGGAGCAGGCCGTCGCGCTGGCCGTGCCCGCGCTGGAGCGGTTCCGGCCGCAGTACGGCGCCGCGATGCTCACCGGCTGGGCGGCGAAGCTGGGCCTGCCCGCCGGGCTGGACGACGCCGTGGCCGCGCCGCTGGTCGAGGGGCTGCTGGCCCTGCTGCACGCCGACCACGTCGACCTGACGTCGTTCTGCCGCGCGCTGGCCGGTGCCGCCCGCGGCGACGTGGCGCCGGCGCGCGACCTGTTCCTGGACCTGGCGGGCTTCGACACGTGGCTGGCCTCCTGGCGGGCGCTGGGCCCCGACGCCGACGCGATGGACCGGGTCAACCCCGTCTACGTCCCGCGCAACCACCTGGTCGAGGAGGCACTGACCGCCGCGACCGACGGCGACCTGGCGCCGCTGCACCGGCTGCTGGAGGCCGTCACCGACCCGTTCACGCCCCGGCCCGGACTGGAGCGGTACGCCGCCCCGGCGCCGGTCGACTTCGGTGTGTACCGCACGTTCTGCGGCACCTGACCGGAGCGTGACCGGCCGCGGCCCGGGGTACCGCTGCGCCCATGAGCGGGAAGAGCGCGGACGACTACGCGGCCGACTACACCGAGCCCGAGCTGCGGGAGCGACTCAAGGAGGAGATCAAGGCCGGTGAGAAGGGCGGCCGCGCGGGTCAGTGGAGCGCGCGCAAGAGCCAGCTGCTGACCACCGAGTACGAGCAGCAGGGCGGCGGCTACGTGCACGAGGGCGAGCGCACCGAGTCCCAACAGCACCTGTCGGAGTGGACGGCTCAGGACTGGCACACCGCCGACGGCGGCACCGCCGAGCGCGGCGAGCACGAGACCGCGCGCTACCTGCCCGACGCCGCCTGGGCGCTGCTGAGCGAGGACGAGAAGAAGGCCACCGACGCGGCGAAGCGGCACGGCGAGGGCCAGCACGTGCCCAACACCGAGGCCGCCAAGGAGGCCCGCAAGGCCGCCGAGCTGGTCGACGTCCCGGCCCCGGAGGCGCGGGAGAAAGTGCGGGAGATGCACGGGGACTCCCAGCTGGACCGCGCCGAGCGGGCGGAGGAGCTGGGGCGGCACCGGAAGACGGTGCTCGGGGAGATCGAGCACCAGCGCTCGGCGGAGTAGCCGGCGACGGTCGGCCCGGCGCCCGCGGAGCCTCAGTCCCGCGGCGCGGCGGGTGCGCTCAGCAGTCCGGCGAGCGCCGACACGGCCGAGGTGGTGCCGCTCACCCAGATCGGGCGGGCGTGCTGGGGCCAGCGCAGCCGGGCCAGGACCATGCTCGTGGCGTGCAGGCTGTCGATGCCCGCACCGGCGAGCACCACCGCACGCGTCGGGCGCACCAGCGTGACCGCGCTCTGTGCCACCAGGCGGGCGCCGAGCACCCGGACGATCCAGGCAGCCGGCTCCGGTCCACCGCCGCACACCGCGCGGGTGAGGCCGCCGGGACGGAGCAGCATCACGGCTCCCCACCCCGTCCAGAGGACGGCGAGCACCCGGGTGACCCGACTGTCGGTGCTGCCAACGCGACGAGCGCTCATGCTCTGCCCCTGCTCTCCAGCGGTGCCTCGAGCCACCCGCGGGAGCCGGGTCGGCGGGTGCCGCTCCCCGGTGCTACCCGGGCCACCCGCACCGACACGTACCGGCCTGGCCACCCGCCCTGAGTGGGACGGGGGCGGCCCACCAGTGCTGGGACAGGTAGTGCTCGTGGGACGTGGGCAGGCTCCTGCGCCAGGAGGCCATCGATGTGCCGATCGCGGCCTGATCGGTTCCGGATGCTCCTGTACTTCGGATGGTTGCGCACTGAGAATCTCCCGCAGGCCCAGTCACCTCACAGCACAGGAGCGGCATGTCACGCGACGCACACCCCACCTCCTCCTCAGGGCACGCCCTGCGGAAGACGCTCGCCGTCGGGGGGTTGACGCTCGCGGTGGCCCTGGGTGCCGCGCCGGCAGCCCACGCCGACCTGTTCACCTCGCCCGCCACCGGTACGCACGACGTCCACGGCGACATCCTGGCCCGGTACAACGCCGTGGGCGGTCCGGGCGGCGCGCTCGGCTACCCGACGACCGACGAGCAGGGCACGCCCCGCGTCTACGGTGCCGTCAACCACTTCCAGTACGGGTCGATCTACTGGTCGCCTGCCTCTGGCGCGCACGCCGTCCGCGGCGCGATCCGGGACACCTGGGCCGCGCTCGGGTGGGAGAACGGCACCCCCGGGTTCCCCGTGACCGACGAGTCCCCGGTGCGCGGTGGCGCAGGGCAGCACTTCCAGGGCGGCTCGATCTACTGGTCCGGGCCCACCGGCGCGCACGAGGTGCACGGCGCCATCCGCGACAAGTGGGCCTCGCTGGGCTGGGAGAACTCCGAGCTCGGCTTCCCCACGACCAACGAGCTCGGGACCCCCAACCGCCGGGGTGTGTACACCGGCTTCTCCGGCGGCTCGATCTACTTCTCCCCTGCCACGGGCGCCCAGGCCGTCCGCGGGGCCATCCGCGACCGGTGGGGCACGGCCGGCTACGAGAACGGCTTCCTCGGGTTCCCGACCACCAGCGAGACCCCGGTGGCCGGCGGTGCGGTCAACCACTTCCAGGGCGGCTCGATCTACTGGTCCCCGGCCAACGGCGCGCACATCGTCCAGGGCGCCATCCGGGACAAGTGGGCCTCCATGGGCTGGCAGGAGTCAGCGCTGGGCTTCCCCACGACCGGTGAGTACGACGTGCCGGGCGGAAAGCGGGAGAACTTCGAGCGCGGCTCGATCACCTGGACGCCGCAGACCGGCGCCCAGGTCGACCCGCCGAGCGTCGCTGCGGCGAACGCCCGGCAGAAGGCACAGGACTACCTCAAGTACTCCGCCTTCTCGCGGTCCGGCCTCATCGAGCAACTGCAGTACGAGAAGTTCTCCCTCCAGGACTCGACCTGGGCCGTCGACAGCCTGGGCGTGGACTGGTACCAGCAGGCGGTCAAGAAGGGTGCGTCGTACCTGAAGTACTCGTCGTTCTCCCGCGACGGG belongs to Modestobacter sp. L9-4 and includes:
- a CDS encoding TetR/AcrR family transcriptional regulator is translated as MTRAFRQQADEQILDRAAALFAQHGFAHTSVQAVADAVGLSKAGLLHHFPSKDALHAAVLAQSTALGQQVLAQVEPLPLGPERDRRAVEAMVDVAMTHPGMVALLLAPVTQGGDGVALRPDGVGAAALTAFGIDADHENDTERVVRVVAALAALAVLSLAAHRHSQTTEWRPFVVATCTDALGHRRPGAVSPGRPGAVSPGRPGDTHTRPDQVEA
- a CDS encoding MMPL family transporter; this translates as MALLLSRLGTYAHRHRLAVVLVWLLVLIGGGVGAATLGGTTSSTFSIPGQESTTALDLIERDFGAGGNGATARVVVQSPDGSPLTVGSNATALGDLVTDLGQLPGVLRASNPLDPAAPAVNADQTVAYSTVTYGEPVGGVTAPEQDALVAAVDGARADGLTVEIGGEALTETPGVGGAGEAAGVVVALVILAITYGTLVTAGMNLLTAVVGVGVGIMGITIATGFLDLSSTTSALAGMLGLAVGIDYALFIISRYRQELRRGSDVGTAVSTAVGTAGSAVVTAGLTVVIALVGLAVVGIPFLTQMGIAAAGTIVIAVLVALTLVPAVLALLGRRVLPKKQRSAAAETGDTPARGRGFLAGWVAGVTRHRLLALVTAVVALGVIAVPFFSMQTTLVQALPEDSTQARAEQLLAGGFGPGFNGPLTVLFEGSGAAEAAAGARDGIAALPDVAAVAAPIPNPTDSAALLTVVPQSGPATQATEALVADLRGQLADLDGVRAYVTGSTAVSVDVSESLDAALPVYLVLVVGLALVLLVLVFRSLPVPLIGVLGFLLTIGASLGATVAVFQWGWLADAIGVPSTGPLLSLAPILVIGILFGLAMDYQIFLVSRMHEAHSHGAPALDAVRTGFRQAAPVVVTAALIMFSVFAGFFTGDEATIKTIAFALATGILVDAFVVRMVVVPAALALLGERAWWLPRWLRWLPALDVEGAALEHRADAPEPVGAGAR
- a CDS encoding sigma-70 family RNA polymerase sigma factor, with the protein product MGGAGVRGDLAEVFRRDYQRVVGVAARVLGSRDQAEDVAQEVFLTFGRSAVPAAEAPGWLAVAAAHTALNLIRSGRRRASREEAVAATADTVSPDVAEAVLTREDRSRVRAGLARLPQKQAVALVLRHSGLSYAEVAAALDMSPGSVGTTVRRAESALRKELIRHASSD
- a CDS encoding ABC transporter ATP-binding protein; translation: MTAAGPAGAATALADLPPGPAVWCSGLRKRYGKQQAVSDVSLEVGRGEVVGLLGPNGAGKTSVIKMLLGLVRPDAGEVLLLGQDARRPASRARVGYLPELFRYQPWLSPAEVMELHVRLSGLPVGVQRQRECLALVGLADRAGDRLGGFSKGMQQRLGLAVALVADPELVVLDEPTSALDPLGRVDVRDIVLALRERGVAVLLNSHLIGEVERVCDRVVILDRGRVAAAGTLAELLGQREVRLHLTDLPAGAAARLAAAGPVEREGEWFTVALPADDTGTAVPDLVGDLVALGVRVHAVEPVRISLEERLLGILREGAR
- a CDS encoding ABC transporter permease; the encoded protein is MSAAGTVVTIAALTLREATRRRVLLALAVLTVLLLALSGWGFTRLAAEGLTSGEAQLTASVVLNLVMFGFSLIAALGTAFLAGPTLAGETESGIALAVLARPVHRWAFLLGKLAGLVVFGAGFVVVAGLAELLVVQATVGYWPPEPVTALGLLAAQTVVLLTLTVLLSTAISPMASGVVAVGLFCTTWVAGVVGGIGAGLGNDAVERVGSVSRVLLPTDGLWRGAMHAFQDPSALLQFGSGPEAGAFPFLSQDALAPAYLAWAALWVLMVGGLAALAFSRRDL
- a CDS encoding aldose epimerase family protein, which translates into the protein MPEHPASHVPPTGPAGSGPTEPGPDRRRRRRWPALTVPVVAVVSAGVLLSTAASPAGATGGGPGGGNGDGHGGGHDGGEPTATVEPFGNAPDGTPVERWTLSNGGVTMRVLTYGGIIQTLEVPDRWGQAANVVLGFPDVAGYAADTDPYFGAVIGRYGNRIANGAFELDGASYQLPLNDGPNTLHGGPDGFDDRVWAAESVGDEDTAALQLDLVSPAGDQGFPGTLSTTVTYDLDAEGALTVHYRATTDAPTVVNLTQHSYWNLAGEGSGTIYDHELQIAASGYTPVDETLIPTGEVAPVEDTPFDFRTPVAIGERIRQADQQLLYGQGYDHNWVLDRSDDGAREGSDAEDGLERAAVLHDPDSGRTMTISTTEPGLQFYSGNFLDGTLVGTGGGAYRQGDGLALETQHFPDSPNQPEFPSTELRPGEVYDSTTVFAFDD
- a CDS encoding YdiU family protein, which translates into the protein MTVAPHETVVLGSSFARALPEMAVPWQAAETPDPTLLVLNEPLAAELGLDPAELRAPDGVALLTGTAVPAGATPVAMAYAGHQFGGFNPRLGDGRALLLGELTDPAGRVRDLHLKGSGRTPFARGGDGLAAVGPMLREHVVSEAMAALGIPTTRSLAVVATGRTVRRETPLPGAVLARVASSHLRVGSVQYAAASGDVALLRRLADVAIARHHPAAADAEQPYLALYEAVVTAQAELVARWMQVGFVHGVLNTDNVTLSGESIDYGPCAFMEAYDPATVYSSIDTGGRYAFGNQPVVTEWNLARLAEALLPLFADDQEQAVALAVPALERFRPQYGAAMLTGWAAKLGLPAGLDDAVAAPLVEGLLALLHADHVDLTSFCRALAGAARGDVAPARDLFLDLAGFDTWLASWRALGPDADAMDRVNPVYVPRNHLVEEALTAATDGDLAPLHRLLEAVTDPFTPRPGLERYAAPAPVDFGVYRTFCGT
- a CDS encoding Ltp family lipoprotein — its product is MSRDAHPTSSSGHALRKTLAVGGLTLAVALGAAPAAHADLFTSPATGTHDVHGDILARYNAVGGPGGALGYPTTDEQGTPRVYGAVNHFQYGSIYWSPASGAHAVRGAIRDTWAALGWENGTPGFPVTDESPVRGGAGQHFQGGSIYWSGPTGAHEVHGAIRDKWASLGWENSELGFPTTNELGTPNRRGVYTGFSGGSIYFSPATGAQAVRGAIRDRWGTAGYENGFLGFPTTSETPVAGGAVNHFQGGSIYWSPANGAHIVQGAIRDKWASMGWQESALGFPTTGEYDVPGGKRENFERGSITWTPQTGAQVDPPSVAAANARQKAQDYLKYSAFSRSGLIEQLQYEKFSLQDSTWAVDSLGVDWYQQAVKKGASYLKYSSFSRDGLIDQLEYEGFTHDQAVYGTTRNGL